In Streptomyces hawaiiensis, one genomic interval encodes:
- the ychF gene encoding redox-regulated ATPase YchF: MSLTIGIVGLPNVGKSTLFNALTKNDVLAANYPFATIEPNVGVVGVPDPRLTKLAEIFSSQRVLPATVDFVDIAGIVRGASEGEGLGNKFLANIRESDAICQVIRAFKDENVVHVDGKVSPKDDIETINTELILADLQTIEKVLPRLQKESRIKKDIAPKVKAVEEAKEILEKGDTLFAHGLVQGSERAELLHDLHLLTSKPFLYVFNVDEDELTDEDFKNEQRALVAPAEAIFLNAKLEADLAELDEDEALELLQSVGQEEPGLATLAHVGFRTLGLQTYLTAGPKESRAWTIKKGATAPEAAGVIHTDFQKGFIKAEVISFDDLVETGSVAEARAKGKARMEGKEYVMQDGDVVEFRFNV; encoded by the coding sequence GTGTCGCTCACGATCGGAATCGTCGGTCTGCCGAATGTCGGCAAGTCGACCCTGTTCAACGCCCTGACCAAGAACGACGTGCTGGCGGCCAACTACCCGTTCGCCACGATCGAGCCCAACGTCGGCGTCGTCGGCGTGCCCGACCCCCGCCTGACGAAACTGGCGGAGATCTTCTCCTCGCAGCGGGTCCTTCCGGCCACGGTCGACTTCGTCGACATCGCCGGCATCGTGCGCGGCGCCTCCGAGGGCGAGGGCCTGGGCAACAAGTTCCTCGCGAACATCCGCGAGTCCGACGCGATCTGCCAGGTCATCCGTGCCTTCAAGGACGAGAACGTCGTGCACGTGGACGGCAAGGTCTCGCCCAAGGACGACATCGAGACGATCAACACCGAGCTGATCCTCGCGGACCTGCAGACCATCGAGAAGGTCCTGCCGCGCCTCCAGAAGGAGTCGCGCATCAAGAAGGACATCGCGCCGAAGGTCAAGGCCGTCGAGGAGGCCAAGGAGATCCTGGAGAAGGGCGACACGCTCTTCGCGCACGGCCTCGTCCAGGGCAGCGAGCGCGCGGAGCTCCTGCACGACCTGCACCTGCTCACCTCCAAGCCGTTCCTCTACGTCTTCAACGTCGACGAGGACGAGCTGACCGACGAGGACTTCAAGAACGAGCAGCGGGCCCTGGTCGCCCCCGCCGAGGCGATCTTCCTCAACGCCAAGCTGGAGGCGGACCTCGCCGAGCTCGACGAGGACGAGGCGCTGGAACTCCTCCAGTCCGTCGGCCAGGAGGAGCCGGGCCTGGCGACCCTGGCCCACGTCGGCTTCCGCACGCTGGGGCTCCAGACGTACCTGACCGCCGGCCCCAAGGAATCCCGCGCCTGGACCATCAAGAAGGGCGCCACCGCCCCCGAGGCCGCCGGCGTCATCCACACCGACTTCCAGAAGGGCTTCATCAAGGCGGAGGTCATCTCCTTCGACGACCTGGTGGAGACGGGCTCGGTGGCGGAGGCCCGCGCGAAGGGGAAGGCGCGGATGGAGGGCAAGGAGTACGTCATGCAGGACGGGGATGTGGTGGAGTTCCGCTTCAACGTGTAG
- a CDS encoding DUF6879 family protein, with amino-acid sequence MISASNDLAARFSTFQEEAFRLETLDDYSNSGNPAAFRAFLAGETKPADYNADWLETVRKATGSGKRMVRVHVLSRPLTPYLRYELSWGYQTNMTAGEEFHILDTTDRPNPLEGVPDFWLFDGREPVVLNYDENGAFTGPTFVPAPGALPTGEESEYATYRSVALAMSVPFTEWWGKHGAA; translated from the coding sequence GTGATCAGCGCATCTAACGACCTGGCTGCCCGCTTCTCCACCTTCCAGGAGGAGGCGTTCCGGCTGGAGACCCTCGACGACTACAGCAACTCGGGTAACCCTGCCGCCTTCCGTGCCTTCCTCGCGGGGGAGACCAAGCCCGCCGACTACAACGCAGACTGGCTGGAGACCGTGCGAAAGGCGACGGGGAGCGGCAAGCGCATGGTGCGCGTCCACGTCCTGTCCCGCCCGCTCACGCCGTACCTCCGCTACGAGCTGAGCTGGGGTTACCAGACGAACATGACGGCGGGTGAGGAGTTCCACATCCTCGACACAACCGACCGCCCGAATCCGCTGGAGGGTGTGCCCGATTTCTGGCTCTTCGACGGCCGCGAGCCTGTGGTGCTCAACTACGACGAGAACGGCGCGTTCACCGGGCCGACGTTCGTCCCGGCACCGGGGGCGTTGCCCACGGGCGAGGAGTCCGAGTACGCGACGTATCGAAGCGTCGCCCTGGCCATGTCGGTGCCCTTCACCGAGTGGTGGGGGAAGCACGGAGCAGCGTGA